TAATTCTTCCAGATTCATTAAAACAGCACCAATTAATCTAAATGCAGACTGATTATTTGGAAACACTCGAATTACTTTTTCCCGGCGGCGAACTTCCTGGTTGAGGCGTTCTAAGTAGTTCGTTGTCTGAATAAATGTATGATACTGTACAGGCTGGTCGTAATACTGGATGGCATCTTCGAAACCTTCATCTAATATTTTCAATGCCTTCTCCAGCTTGGGATTATCTTCATAGGTGTTAAAAAACTCATCACGGAATAGCCGGGCATCCTCCACCCTCACTGCATCGAATATTCGTTTTAAATCTTGAGTGACTTGGCCCATCCCTTTTTTAGGCAACTTATCAATGATGTTGCGTTTAAAGTGAACCGTGCACCGCTGCCATGATGTACCGATAAATTCACGTTCAATTGCCTTTTTCAATCCCTTATGGGCATCTGAAATTACTAGTTTCGGTGACTGTAACCCTCTGGATTTTAATTCTTTAAAAAAGTCTTGCCATGCCTCATAACTTTCCTCATGATCAATCTTAAAGCCTATAATTTCTCTCTTTTGTTCCTGGTTAATGGCCGTCGCAATATAGACAGCTTTTGAAACCACTTTATTATGTTCACGAACTTTTATATACATGGCATCTGCAAAAATATATGGATAGTATTTCATATTCAATGGACGGTTTGCCCACTGTTTAACGATTGGATCTAGCTTTTCTGTCAGGGATGAAACAAAGGATTTAGATACCTGTTCGCCACACAACTGTTCAACAATTTGAGTGACTTTACGAGTTGATACTCCGTTAATAACCATTTCAAGCATCGATAATACCAAGGCCTGGTCTACACGTGAATAGCGTTCAAAAACAGATGGAGAGAAGTCACCACTACGGGTACGTGGAACTTTTAATTTTATTTTCCCAACACTTACTGTCCAATCCCTTGGGTAATACCCGTTACGGTAATCCTGTCTACTG
The DNA window shown above is from Bacillus carboniphilus and carries:
- a CDS encoding IS256 family transposase, which produces MTQFQFNLNMELLKDSVMNSNIDAVVKSTIVLVLNEYMEKERDDYLKAEAYERTDSRQDYRNGYYPRDWTVSVGKIKLKVPRTRSGDFSPSVFERYSRVDQALVLSMLEMVINGVSTRKVTQIVEQLCGEQVSKSFVSSLTEKLDPIVKQWANRPLNMKYYPYIFADAMYIKVREHNKVVSKAVYIATAINQEQKREIIGFKIDHEESYEAWQDFFKELKSRGLQSPKLVISDAHKGLKKAIEREFIGTSWQRCTVHFKRNIIDKLPKKGMGQVTQDLKRIFDAVRVEDARLFRDEFFNTYEDNPKLEKALKILDEGFEDAIQYYDQPVQYHTFIQTTNYLERLNQEVRRREKVIRVFPNNQSAFRLIGAVLMNLEELQARKRRFIRKEE